The Balaenoptera musculus isolate JJ_BM4_2016_0621 chromosome 5, mBalMus1.pri.v3, whole genome shotgun sequence region ATAGCAATTTAATAAGATGGAGATCTATGTGTACTGACATAGAAATATCTCCAAGAAATATTGTGAAGTGgcaaaaaaaagtaataaactatatttttataccatttttatattttaaaaacatttattacagTGTATTTCTATAGATTTAAATGTACATAAGCACAtggaagaaaagtttaaaagtatataaactgTTAATAGTGACTACTTTTTAGGAGGGTTTGGGAGGACATCAAAGGAACTTcagcttgcttttctttttttctcttttttacaatttgaattatttatgaattgtttaattataaatattttctctttctatggACTTCTGGTTACCCTAGTTAACTCTAGTCACTCCCAATTCCTAATAAAATTAAGCTTCCCTTAACTGTATTTAGAAAACTCATTAGTTGGAAAGGACAAAGTTTAAAAGGAGTGCCTAGTTGTCTTAATGGGaattattaaagaatattatgaaattaTCAGAGTGGTATTTTGGCTGGTAAAACTAAGCTACAAACCAGTTTACTAACTGTCATACTGGCATATGTACTTGGGTTTCATAATGTATTCTAAATACTGAATCTTCAGATTTTCTGAattgtaagttttattttttgcattctaACAGCTCGACACTTCATGCACCAGATCATCACAGGAATGCTGTATCTCCATTCTCATGGTATATTACACAGGGACCTCACACTTTCTAACCTCTTACTTACGCGTAATATGAACATCAAGATCGCTGATTTTGGGCTGGCCACTCAATTGAAAATGCCACATGAAAAGCACTATACTTTATGTGGAACTCCTAATTACATTTCCCCAGAAATTGCAACTCGAAGTGCACATGGACTTGAATCTGATATTTGGTCCTTGGGCTGTATGTTTTATACATTACTTATTGGAAGACCACCTTTTGACACTGACACCATCAAGAACACGttaaataaagttgtattggcAGATTATGAAATGCCAACTTTTTTGTCAAGAGAAGCCAAGGACCTTATTCACCAGTTACTTCGTAGAAATCCAGCAGATCGTTTAAGTCTGTCTTCAGTATTAGATCATCCTTTTATGTCCCGAAATTCTTCAACAAAAAGTAAAGATTTAGGAACTGTAGAAGACTCGATTGATAGTGGACATGCCACAATTTCTACTGCAATTACGGCTTCTTCCAGTACCAGTATGAGTGGTAGTTTATTTGACAGAAGAAGACTTTTGATTGACCAGCCACTCCCAAATAAAATGACTatatttccaaagaataaaaactcaagtgatttttcttcttcaggagaTGGAAGCAGCCTTTATACTCAGTGGGGAAATCAAGAACAAGAAACCAGTAATAGTGGAAGGGGAAGAGCAATCCAGGAGGCAGAAGAAAGGCCACATTCTCGATACCTTCGTAGAGCCCATTCCTCTGATAGATCTGGCATCTCTAATAGTCAGTCGCGAGCGAAAACATATACAATGGAACGATGTTACTCAGCAGAAATGCTTTCAAAATCCAAAAGATCAGGAGtagatgaaaatgaagaaagatactCATCCACAAACAGCAATGCTAATATTCTtcacttctttaaagaaaagacaTCCAATGGTTCTGGATCTTTTGAAAGACCTGATAACAATCAAGCACTGTAAGAATAATTCTATCAAAAAGCATTTTACTTTTCGATAAACATTGTATTAGCACAAACATGAAGCTGCATCTAACTAAGGGTTACCTTTTTTCTAACCTTGTCAGATATTCCTGGGGCACTTTTAACTatgacttctattttttaataggAAGAGAATCAGAATGATGATTTTGAATTGTGGTTAAGAATCTCTTAAAATGAGTGTATGTGCTCATGAATGTATTTGTAGTATGTGTTTAATACTTGGGAATTTCTagtgtcattttaaattttatatgaagcAGGTCTCCAGTGCAATGTATCATATATTAAACATGTCTGATTCCTAAAGTACTCTTAACAgtaactgtacacacacacacacacacacacacacacacacacacacacacacacacacacacacacacaaatagagaaagagaagttGACCCTAAGTGATGAGTAATCATATTATTGACTGCTTCTCACATGAAGGCAAGTTTTTAGTGactagtgtttttctttttctgatctttgatttttatgtttaaattaaaagAGGACAGTAGCCATATAGAAACGCTGTCACAGTGCCATGGGCATTTTGGCATGGGAATTTAGCTTCATAGACACAATTTAGTTATGCAAATGTTGGGTTCTACAgttaatgtaaaaatttttagGTATTCATATCAGAAGAGAGCTCccttttttagtgtttttttatcttaaaaggtTACTACctgataattttttattagtttatgggaaattttttttctttgtttagctCCAATCATCTTTGTCCAGGAAAAactccttttccatttccagaCCAGACAGCTCAGACTGAAATGGTGCAACAGTGGTTTGGGAATCTGCAAATAAATGGTGAGTTTTTAATGGActatttaataaaaagttaatgaCTTGGCCACTTACCAAGCATTGCAGTTTTCTATTTGggttttcttaagaaaatagtGCATTTTCAATAAACTGttacaataatagtaataataactgtTAACACAGTTTGAGTATTTACTGTATAAGCCACTGTCCTTAATGCTTAACATAtattattaacttattaaatTCTCACAAAAACCATATGAGGAAGATACTATTATTAGCCCTgtcttacaaatgaggaaatagtaGTGCGCAAAGGTTAATTTGCCAAGCTGCACTATCCGTAAATACAAGAGACAGGAGTCtaacccaagcagtctggctcaGAGACTTTACTCTTAACCCCTCTGCTCTTGCAGCCTCTCTGTAATAAGTGCCTACTATCAGTGCCTATCAAATAATCAAAAGATggttgactttatttttaagtagaaGGTGATGTGGACCATCATAGTGTACCAATGGGACCTCACATACACTAAAATACACAGCTACTAAAacctaaacatttttaaacagctGTCATCcaagtcattattttatttatagatacAGAGTTTGAAAGTTAAACATTTCTCATTATTGAACATGACATTCACAGAAGGTGGGTTGGAAAATAATgatggaaaaaagagaataaaaaagaaacatatggagaggaggagagaatttTTTACTAAGTATCATGTTACCTCAGACAAAGTACATAATATGGCTGTAATTTAAGCAGAGAGTTGTTATGTCACCTCAAGAGTCTgtttttttcatgtatattattttCAAGGGCCCAAAAGAATTAATCTTCTCATGTGTACTTTTCAAAGATGATAATTCaagtttatgttttttaaaactacaaaactgccATGTGCTTAATCTTGCACTTAACCTTCTATTGTGTTTATAGATACTTTTATTTGGTAACATGGACATGTCTGAAGTAACCTGTTTATAATACTCTAGTAGTGCTGCtacaattttaaagtatattatttgaTATAAGATATTTTCTGTCATAATGGGAGTTATGGAGGGAGGCACTTAAAAGTCATTTAAGGGGAAAGCTGAGATATAGATTTTTAGAGTTTAGCATTAGAAAAATTGCCTTACAAAGTTTTATATAGTCTAATCATTTtaagggcttaaaaaaaaaataatgttcccACGTGAACtctaaaactatataaaatttaaatgggtAAAGCTCAAGAACTGTTTTAGAAATGTGGgtacaaatatatttgtaatattaagtattaataataaacctatttcatatattttagagtGTTTTGGTTTTAGTTGCATATTTTGTAAGTGAAGATGAAATAGTCCTTAGCTTAAAGAGAGTGAATTTACATGTTATGTAGAATGATTACCTGGGAACTCCTCTCAAATCTGTATTTGTTGCAGCATTGGCAGTTGCTTTAGTATTAGTAGGTGACCCTAGGTGACTAGTTTTTGCTTtgattgaaaaattaatttcatattaatatcttttctttcttagtctTAGATTAAAGGGATTCCTTTGCAGGCTGgcttaaaatatcctttaaagtcactattttattttgccatatctttttgttgttttttttttttattggccgagccgtgcagcttgtggtatcttagttccccaaccagggattgaacctgggcccttggcagtgaaagcgccaaatcctaaccactagaccaccagggaattcccttttgcAAATCTTAAACTGAAAAAttacaagctttttttttaaactagatttcTTTTGTTCCTCAGGAAAAGAATGCTATTGTAACCAGCATGACACTGTTTTGTGTAGACTTGACTTTTTAATTATTCACTAAATTGCTTTATTCTATGTATATTATAGCTCATTTAAGAGAAACTACTGAGCGCAACAGCATTAGCCCAAACAGAGATTTCCAGGGTCATCCAGATTTGCAGGACACATCAAGAAATGCCTGGACTGATAGAAGAGCCAACAAGAGCCCCGATGCTTCTGATAATGCGCATTCTGCAAAACAGTTGAATACCATGAAATATATGACTGCATTTCACAGTAAACCTGAGATAATTCAACAAGAATCTATTTTTGGCTTAGATCCTTCTTCCGAACAAAGCAAGACGAGGGGTATGGAGCCACCATTGGGTTATCAGAAACATACATTACGAAGCATTACATCTCCTTTGACTGCTTACAGGTTAAAACCAATCAGACAGAAAACCAAGAAGGCTGTGGTatgtctattatttttctaaatcactAGATGATATTTTCCTTGAGTATATGGTTTCTGGTATCAAACATAATGATATCTTTTCAGTTCCCTATAGTGTTCCTGTATTTTTGATACGTACTTGATAAACTCACTTAAAAGAGACTGGGTGTTTATGGAAAAATAGCTGTTGTTTCCTTCTGGGTACTTTAAGAATGGTGAATTGAtagtaatttttgaattttaaattattgataatgaaaaacatttaaaagtaatacTGGCtaaatactgtgttaaatattAATCACTAAGTTAATATTTAATACtatcttttgcttttgttttcattgttttacatttaatctaGTCTCAAAAagataaactagaaaatataactttaacatctgaaactatttaaagaaaaggaGTATGCACAAAATTAAGtataggatttttctttttaatgtcatgTGTGCATTGGGAAtggtgattttgattttttaattccGTCTTCATCCTGTTTGTCCGTTTTCCCTTTCACCCAGTCTTGCCTTTATTTGGCGTGCTATTGTCTTTTCAAGCCCTTAAATTCTCCACCCtaccttctgctttctttctgctCACTGGTTATCATTTCACACTTCATTATACCTTCTTTCCTTTGCTCCTTATGTTTCACAGTTGTGCTGAAATACACCTGTGGTCTAGACAGTTGCAGTGAAGCAGCTAtttgatttttactttaatttttgtttctgccATGGTTAAGTACTTTTCTGTTAACTAATATGTATGTCAGAACTGTTCTGGTAAATAAGAGAATTGTTactgattttagttttatttttttttttaggtgagcATACTTGATTCAGAGGAGGTATGTGTGGAGCTTCTAAAGGAGTATGCATCTCAAGAATATGTGAAAGAAGTTCTTCAAATATCTAGTGATGGAAATATGGTAATGTGGATTTCCTTTATTATCTTGCAGCTTCATCACTTAAGCATTTAGCATTCCATTCGTTCtctaatgatatttaaaaaacaatttttagtcACTTTTCCTGATATGATAGTATCTCTGGaattcaaaaactaaaatagCATACTgcataacatttaaataaattagtgtggtgtaaaaaataattataactagGAACAAAATCTAAACTTTAGGcttaagtttaaaaagcaaaaaaattacttttagagaatatttagcattttcaataaaaataatatacatatgagctctttttataattttagtaacAAAATATAGTGCTCTAACTTAATGGCATATAATCagaattcttaaaacttttttgcCAGATCACTATTTATTATCCAAATGATGGAAGAGGTTTTCCTCTTGCAGATAGACCGCCCTCACCTACTGACAACATCAGTAGGTACAGTTTTGACAATTTACCAGGTATGTAGATTTACCAGGGAATAAACTTAGATAatggatttatatatacatatactctaTACTGTGGGTATcataaattgtaaatattttggcTTCAGTCGGGATGCAGGTTATGTTCTTATAACTTTATATCTGGTGGGATGTGCTATACCTTACTAATCCAATGTTTAGTCATATTCTGTGTTAtaatggtattttattgtttacttAAGTAAAAACTAACTCTAGGATATTAGTCATGTGTCACACAAATATAATTTGTACACTTGTATAGTTACAATTTGTGTAGAATCATGTTAAAAATTCAACATGAAGTATCTGGTTTTTGACTTTTGAAATCATTACTGTGCTACATAATGATCACTTGTAATTGTGGTTAACCAAATTTGGCTCCTGGTTTAGCTTCTGGATATTATGAATTGGGAAATTAAGTACTGAGTAGTGAGACTTCCCTAAGGTAACTTAGAAACAAATAAGAGAACCTATCTAATCTAACtctgttagaaattaaaacacgTAGACAAGACTATCAAATACTATAAATGACCATAGTTACAGGGAACTGCTAAAATTTACTACTCTATGCTTTACTAATATAAAAAGTGCTACATTTCTTTTCCTAAAAGTCATTTGGTTCTGATATCTCAGGTAGaactcttttcatttcatttattaaaactttTCCTGGAGTCATTATCTTACTTTTAATAAGGAGTCAGTGATTCAAagtaagagattttttaaataatcatgatactgggacttccctggtggtccagtggttaagacttcgccttccaacgcagggggtgtgggttcgatccctggtcgaggagctaagatcccacatgcctcatggccaaaaaaccaaaacagaacagaagcaatgttgcaacgaattcaataaagactttaaaaatggtccacatcaaaaaaatctttaataaataatCATGATACTAATCATCAGATTCTGTTATATACTTCTTAGGAATTTTATTATACTGTCtttagttttcattaaaatagtAGACTTacatctctaaaatatttttgtttgggtGATGGGATTGTTAACTTTGGGTAATGGGATTATTAACTTTCAACTTGAATTTTTGAggaagagtagaaataaatgttaGACTGTTACGGAATTTATGTCAACACTTTATTCCCTAATGTTAggtaacttttttgttttctctccctagAAAAGTACTGGCGAAAATATCAATATGCTTCCAGATTTGTGCAGCTTGTAAGATCTAAATCTCCCAAAATCACTTATTTTACAAGATATGCTAAATGTGTTTTGATGGAGAATTCCCCTGGTGCTGATTTTGAGGTTTGGTTTTATGATGGTAAGTGCCATTTagaaatggtaatttttttccctttagtttgTAACTTAgtagttgtgggtttttttggttttttgttttttgtaaattcAACACagtgagatttatttatttattttatttacggctgcgctgcatggcttgcggggtctcagttccccgaccagggattgaacccaggccacagcagtgaaagctctgaatcctaaccactagaccaccagggaactccccaacacagcgaggtgtgtgtgtgtgtgtgtgtgtgtgtgtgtgtgtgtgtgtatccatacataaaaattatacaGCACAGTATACTATATGTCAAATGTTAAtcaaaatttatatatacttGCTTGTAAACAATTTATTCTCTAATATGTATATTaattctctttccccttttgGCTCCAGTTTAACAACATTCTGAttgatattataaaaaataacatgaaataaacAATATCCTGTTTcttattagaaatttaaatggaCACATACCAAATTTTTAGAATAATAAATATCACAAAAGGATAAGGTTGAAccagagaattttcttttctaaatctataaagatgtttactttttaatctgTAAAGTTTCCTCCTTTAAGGGACACATAGTACATACACTCACACAGTACACATAATTATAGCTGTCCTTCACTTATGTTTTTGTATGAGAgtagtggttttttaaaaatataaaagtatcaaACTTAAGCCAGTTATATGCGGAAAAGAAAAATGGCCTATATTTTTTGAATACTACTTTGAGAGCCTCATTTTATTAATGGCCAATAAGTGAATGTAAATGTTACCTTGATCTAGGAGTCATTATGTACTGGGGTATGATAATGAATATAAATCtaggaatatttaaagaaataataaagggttttctgcttaatttttaagGAGCAAAGATACACAAAACAGAAGATTTAATCCAGGTGATCGAAAAGACTGGCAAATCTTACACCTTAAAAGGTGAAAGTGAAGTTAATAGcttgaaagaggaaataaaaatgtatatgaacCATGCTAATGAGGTATGTACCGACTTTTAGTAGGTTTTTTCTTAccaattaataataatacaaatgacGTAGATGAAGTAATGACAGAAAGCACTCTTTTGAAATAGGGCCACCGTATTTGTTTAGCACTGGAATCCATaatttcagaagaggaaaagaaaagtggaAGTGCTCCCTTTTTCCCAATAATCGTAGGAAggtaaatgtttgaaaatttattaaatatggcTAAAATGTgtagaaatgttttttttaaaaaaccagtttAGTGTTTACATTATgaacattcttttgttttctataaattgAAAGCTTTAAAGGAATGTATTTGACATATCTTTCTCCTTCAGAAAACCTAGCAGTACTAGTTCACCTAAGGCCTTCACACCTCCTCCTTCCGTGGATCCAAACTACCCAATGAGAGAGACACCATCTCTGAATAGAATgatcataaatagtgctgcttctCCAAAACAGGCACCAATACTTAATCCTTCTGTAAGTAAATATATGTCACTTCTGTACTTTAAACTCTTCAATGATTGCCTAATGTCCTTGATATAAACTAAAACACCCTACTGTGGCCTTACTATCACCTACCTACTTTTCCAGTCTCATTCTGAGCTACCCCACACTCTCTGTGCCTAGTTCCTTGATTAAGCCAAACTCTCAGGGCCTTTTCACATGCTGTTCACTTGACCTGGAACTCTTTTCCCGAACCCCTTAATGGCtaattctttctcatctttcaggtctcagtttaaatATTACCTCAGCAAGGCCTAACGTGACTCCTCTGGGAAAAAgctaaatatattaacatatacattgttttatttttactagtaAAATATCATTAACTGCCTTAATATCCATGATAGAATCATGGTTAAACAAACTTATATTTTTACTCAATGAACTATCATGCCAATAAAAACTATATAGCAATGTAGTAAAGTGCGAGATTAAAGAAATagatctctgtgtgtgtatatgggtaTGTgtctattcacacacacatacatactgtAATTGCAGCTATGAAAAATTATAccttgggaaaaaaagacaaaagaaatctaCCAAAATCAAAACAGtagttgtgtgattttttttcctattttatacttttccaatTTTCTGTaatgtgattgtatttttttaattttgttttttaaaaattaatttaagataATGACAATCCGGTCATCATCTACTTTTGCTGAAGTTGGCTTATTAGAATGCTAAGGAATaatatcttcctttcttttattgtttgtagatggtTACAAATGAAGGACTTGGCCTTGCAGGTGCAGCTTCTGGAACTAACAGCTCTCCTAGTAGTCTAAAAGATTGTCTCCCTAAATCAGCACAACTTTTCAAGTctgtttttgtgaaaaatgttggTTGGGCTACACAGGTGAGAAGTTAGATTTCTCTTTGCAAGACAGTTTTTACACCTTTTTTGCATTGATTATATCAttaataattttcacatttttttatatgtatacagATGGAAAGCTCTAGATATTGTTGATAACAAATTGCCTGCTAGGGCCTAGGTGACCTGTTTTTgccatttgtttttaaagtagagGTCATGATGATGGCTAAACATTAGGATTTGAGAATGCCCAGGGTGTCGTAAGTTTTAGAAAGTATTTGTAATCTATGTTAATAGAGTAACTTTTATATGGCAGAAAAGAATTCTTGCATCTAAAAATGAGGTCTACATTGAGTTTCAAACTTAAAGAATTTTATGTAGGTGTAAACTtagatttgtatattttctgaaagCTTGAACTTTGGAGATGTTTGAGCACAGCACATGTAATTTTTACTTAGCAGTGAAGTAAAATACAGCCTAGTCCTTTATGGGGGTAGGAAATAACGGGAAGGGAACTCAGCATTTGTTGAGTACATGCTATGTGGTACCATGTTTTCCacatacattgtctcatttaccAAAATAAAACCTAGTAAAGTTGATGTTATCGCCTTTCATAGATAGTAAAATTATGGCTCATAATGGATGGTTGACTTGCACATTCCTACTAGTTAGTCTGCAGAATCTGGATGTAAACCCAGGTCTATTTGATTCCAGTGTCCATGTCTTCTCTGTACTCTGTTTGGAGTGGCACATTGTAAACATCAGTGACTAAAGAAAccaattttaaaagcaaagatgtAACATTCTCAAGCACAATAGAAATTCTTTTGGCCTAAGAACAAAGAATAGAGGGAAATTCTAATTTAAGAAAGTGTTGCTTGGTTATTTCCTAAATCTCTTCTTGGTTAGAAATAcgatgggaaaggaaaaagaaaaaaatagcttgcTCAGATATCCTAGTGGAAATGAATGGGAAACAGGATTTATgtagaataattttaatttatgatgCCCTATCCATTAAaggaataatctgaaaaagatatgaaTATTCTCAAATGTTACTACCATCACAGCCCCAAATTTGTAGTTACctgaagggttttgttttttttttaaactatatgaaAAACCTGTTAAACATGAGTACCTTTTAAGAACTTCATATCCTCTATAGTAATTTTGCTTGCTTATTACTTTTCTAGTTAACTAGTGGAGCTGTGTGGGTTCAGTTTAATGATGGGTCCCAGTTGGTCGTGCAAGCAGGAGTGTCTTCTATTAGTTATACATCTCCAGATGGTCAGACATCTAGGTAAGTTCTTAAAATACTGGTTGAGATTCAGCTCTTTgctctaattttgttttatctatatgatgaaataaatgacttaataaagttactattttcATGTTGACAAAgttcatattattatttaaactgTTAAGTATTCATAGCGGCTCATATAGtctttttaatgcatattttatgaGTATTTACAGGAATGCAGGGTAATTGGTACGGATTATCCACTCCAAGTGGTTAGATTCCTTTAGCCTTCTTATTCCTTCAGTCTAACTAGGTTGGCCCTTTTCAGAAGTAATGGACTTCTAAGTTCAAAGTAATATACTTAGACAATTTACATAAAAGATCACAGAAACAAGGAAGCTGTCTTTTAAAAGATAACCAGATTATTTTTCCCAAATGAAAGGCTGTATCCCCTGATCTAGCGTAAAGTGATTAatgtttaaaagacttttttgaaTGTATATATTCATTCTAAATGAGGATGTATGCCAGGCTAATAAGTATGCTAACAAGGAGGATCTGGGAATAGCAAGAATAAGCAGTAGTTTGGTCTCCACATTTCAAACCATTACTTACTAAAAAGAGGTGGGGTGCCAACAGTGCCAGTACAAACACGCTACTTTATGAAAAGTGCATATTGTAGAGAAAATAATTGGTACAAATATAATTTGTGG contains the following coding sequences:
- the PLK4 gene encoding serine/threonine-protein kinase PLK4 isoform X1, with amino-acid sequence MLSTPDTCCIEDFKVGNLLGKGSFAGVYRAESIHTGLEVAIKMIDKKAMYKAGMVQRVQNEVKIHCQLKHPSILELYNYFEDNNYVYLVLEMCHNGEMNRYLKNRRKPFSENEARHFMHQIITGMLYLHSHGILHRDLTLSNLLLTRNMNIKIADFGLATQLKMPHEKHYTLCGTPNYISPEIATRSAHGLESDIWSLGCMFYTLLIGRPPFDTDTIKNTLNKVVLADYEMPTFLSREAKDLIHQLLRRNPADRLSLSSVLDHPFMSRNSSTKSKDLGTVEDSIDSGHATISTAITASSSTSMSGSLFDRRRLLIDQPLPNKMTIFPKNKNSSDFSSSGDGSSLYTQWGNQEQETSNSGRGRAIQEAEERPHSRYLRRAHSSDRSGISNSQSRAKTYTMERCYSAEMLSKSKRSGVDENEERYSSTNSNANILHFFKEKTSNGSGSFERPDNNQALSNHLCPGKTPFPFPDQTAQTEMVQQWFGNLQINAHLRETTERNSISPNRDFQGHPDLQDTSRNAWTDRRANKSPDASDNAHSAKQLNTMKYMTAFHSKPEIIQQESIFGLDPSSEQSKTRGMEPPLGYQKHTLRSITSPLTAYRLKPIRQKTKKAVVSILDSEEVCVELLKEYASQEYVKEVLQISSDGNMITIYYPNDGRGFPLADRPPSPTDNISRYSFDNLPEKYWRKYQYASRFVQLVRSKSPKITYFTRYAKCVLMENSPGADFEVWFYDGAKIHKTEDLIQVIEKTGKSYTLKGESEVNSLKEEIKMYMNHANEGHRICLALESIISEEEKKSGSAPFFPIIVGRKPSSTSSPKAFTPPPSVDPNYPMRETPSLNRMIINSAASPKQAPILNPSMVTNEGLGLAGAASGTNSSPSSLKDCLPKSAQLFKSVFVKNVGWATQLTSGAVWVQFNDGSQLVVQAGVSSISYTSPDGQTSRYGENEKLPEYIRQKLQCLSSILLMFSNPTPSLH